A region of Anopheles merus strain MAF chromosome 2R, AmerM5.1, whole genome shotgun sequence DNA encodes the following proteins:
- the LOC121589850 gene encoding 28S ribosomal protein S24, mitochondrial has product MLPSAKLVAHLALARRCLHTTASVAKSQSGRYKISPKGDRPLTYEMANPPHQIAHRKAWNSWNTSNLEGELRPSQTMLEDDFIRRFMAGTWHGLVLSEVIIKRQHNHVRIAAIISRSIPARKMYFLIGYCEELLAYWLQCPVTLELQTTDDRKDVIFKYI; this is encoded by the exons ATGCTGCCGAGCGCAAAATtg GTTGCGCATCTTGCCTTGGCGAGACGATGCCTGCACACTACAGCAAGCGTGGCAAAATCACAGTCAGGTCGGTACAAGATATCACCGAAAGGGGACCGTCCTCTTACGTATGAAATGGCAAATCCTCCGCATCAGATAGCGCATCGGAAAGCATGGAACTCGTGGAACACTT CCAATCTAGAAGGTGAACTGCGTCCATCGCAAACCATGCTGGAGGACGATTTCATTCGCCGGTTCATGGCGGGCACCTGGCACGGCCTGGTGTTGTCCGAAGTGATCATCAAGCGGCAGCACAATCATGTGCGTATAGCAGCGATCATTAGCCGGTCGATTCCGGCAAGGAAAATGTACTTCCTGATTGGTTACTGCGAGGAGCTGCTCGCGTACTGGTTGCAGTGTCCGGTTACGCTCGAGCTGCAGACTACCGATGATAGGAAGGATGTAATCTTTAAGTACATCTAA